A genomic window from Methanomassiliicoccales archaeon includes:
- a CDS encoding carbohydrate kinase family protein, which produces MTFFLTVYGHTNLDYILILERFPEVNTSVNVEEKRTYYGGTAANVATISAALGTPTALCSYVGSDLPTDFRALMERKGVDLRDLVVVEGEATPTVWVISNRSHDQIAFVYQGPMGKMDHMPLRMNAAAESEWIHVMTGRPDYYLRLMREIKRLKKKVAFDPAQEIHHVWDAPRFREALGMSDVFFCNKNELRTAMKYTGATEPEDLLSWVDMVVNTKGASGSIIYYKWDRIEVPAIPPRKVTDTTGAGDAFRAGFYAGLFRGEALRKCALFGAAAASFIIEEKGSLTNVPSFSEVQERAASFM; this is translated from the coding sequence ATGACGTTCTTCCTAACAGTATATGGTCACACGAACCTGGACTATATCCTAATTTTAGAGAGGTTCCCTGAGGTAAATACCTCGGTGAACGTGGAGGAGAAGAGGACGTACTACGGCGGCACCGCCGCCAACGTGGCTACTATCTCCGCTGCCCTAGGCACACCGACCGCTTTGTGCTCTTACGTAGGCAGCGATTTACCCACAGATTTCAGGGCACTGATGGAAAGGAAAGGTGTGGATCTGAGGGATCTAGTAGTGGTGGAAGGAGAGGCCACGCCCACCGTCTGGGTCATATCCAACCGCTCACATGATCAGATTGCCTTCGTATATCAAGGTCCTATGGGGAAGATGGATCACATGCCTCTAAGGATGAACGCGGCAGCAGAATCGGAGTGGATCCATGTAATGACTGGCAGACCTGATTATTATCTGAGGCTCATGCGTGAGATCAAGCGTTTGAAGAAGAAAGTAGCCTTCGATCCAGCTCAGGAGATACATCACGTTTGGGATGCGCCAAGGTTCCGAGAGGCGTTGGGAATGTCAGACGTATTCTTCTGTAACAAGAACGAGCTTCGCACTGCCATGAAATACACAGGTGCAACGGAACCAGAGGATCTGCTGTCCTGGGTAGACATGGTTGTAAATACGAAGGGCGCTAGCGGCTCTATTATATATTACAAATGGGACAGAATCGAGGTCCCAGCCATTCCACCTCGAAAGGTGACGGATACAACGGGTGCAGGGGATGCATTCAGGGCGGGTTTCTATGCTGGCCTGTTCAGGGGAGAGGCGCTTCGTAAATGCGCCTTATTTGGAGCAGCCGCGGCCTCCTTCATTATTGAGGAGAAAGGCTCGCTGACCAATGTGCCTTCATTCTCCGAGGTGCAGGAAAGGGCAGCCTCTTTCATGTAG